From one Amycolatopsis sp. FDAARGOS 1241 genomic stretch:
- a CDS encoding HAD-IIA family hydrolase, whose translation MTEGRWNYLSDMDGVLVREEHLVPRADEFLAELRDNGIGFLVLTNNSIYTPRDLRARLLRTGLDIPEESIWTSALATAQFLDSQRPGGTAFVIGEAGLTTALHEVGYVLTERDPDYVVLGETRTYSFSSITNAIRLIERGAKFIATNPDATGPSNEGSLPATGSVAALIERATGRSPYYVGKPNPLMMRSALRRLGAHSESTLMIGDRMDTDVHAGLEAGLQSVLVLSGISTPESAERYPYRPTMVIDSVADLIGRTLDPFGEG comes from the coding sequence GTGACCGAAGGCCGCTGGAACTACCTGAGCGACATGGACGGTGTCCTTGTTCGCGAGGAGCACCTCGTACCGCGCGCGGACGAGTTCCTCGCCGAACTACGCGACAACGGCATCGGTTTCCTGGTGCTCACGAACAACTCGATCTACACCCCGCGTGACCTGCGGGCCCGGCTGCTGCGCACCGGGCTCGACATCCCCGAGGAGTCGATCTGGACCTCGGCGCTGGCGACCGCGCAGTTCCTCGACTCGCAGCGCCCGGGCGGCACGGCGTTCGTGATCGGCGAGGCGGGCCTGACCACCGCGTTGCACGAGGTCGGTTACGTGCTGACCGAACGCGACCCGGATTACGTGGTACTGGGCGAGACGCGCACATACAGCTTCAGCTCCATCACCAACGCGATCCGGCTGATCGAGCGCGGCGCGAAGTTCATCGCCACCAACCCGGACGCGACCGGGCCGAGCAACGAGGGCTCGCTGCCGGCGACCGGGTCGGTCGCGGCGCTGATCGAACGCGCGACCGGGCGTTCGCCGTACTACGTGGGCAAGCCAAACCCGCTGATGATGCGCTCGGCGCTGCGCCGGCTGGGGGCGCACTCGGAGTCGACGCTGATGATCGGCGACCGCATGGACACCGACGTGCACGCGGGCCTCGAAGCGGGGCTGCAGTCGGTCCTCGTCCTGTCGGGGATTTCCACTCCGGAGTCGGCCGAACGCTATCCGTACCGGCCGACGATGGTGATCGACTCCGTCGCGGACCTGATCGGGCGAACCCTGGACCCGTTCGGAGAAGGCTGA
- a CDS encoding metallophosphoesterase family protein — protein MSVYVVGDVHGHRDALADALRAEGLVDGDDKWSGAEDQVWFLGDFVDRGPDGVGVIDFVRSLQEQAPEAGGSVQMLLGNHEILLLGMYHFGDRQVPSDFGPRSFARSWEINGGLLSDQDRLTPEHIEWLSARPVVSLVDDHLLMHSDTLEYLDWGADLDSINSAVQEILTGNDIEAFWEVWRRMTTRYAFRGPAGEDNARQLMDALGGSRIVHGHSVIADQLGIHPAQIEGPYLYAGGKALGIDGGLFVGGPCLVVELPFVPEP, from the coding sequence ATGAGCGTGTATGTGGTGGGCGACGTCCACGGGCACCGAGACGCCCTGGCCGACGCCCTGCGCGCCGAGGGGCTGGTCGACGGCGACGACAAGTGGAGCGGCGCCGAAGACCAGGTGTGGTTCCTCGGCGACTTCGTGGACCGCGGCCCCGACGGGGTGGGCGTGATCGACTTCGTGCGTTCGCTGCAGGAGCAGGCGCCGGAGGCCGGCGGATCCGTGCAGATGCTGCTGGGGAACCACGAGATCCTGCTCCTGGGGATGTACCACTTCGGCGACCGCCAGGTGCCGTCGGACTTCGGGCCACGCAGCTTCGCGCGCAGCTGGGAGATCAACGGCGGCCTGCTGTCCGACCAGGACCGGCTCACGCCGGAGCACATCGAGTGGCTCTCGGCGCGTCCGGTGGTTTCGCTCGTCGACGACCACCTGCTGATGCACTCCGACACGCTCGAGTACCTGGATTGGGGCGCCGACCTCGACTCGATCAACTCGGCCGTGCAGGAGATCCTGACGGGCAACGACATCGAGGCCTTCTGGGAGGTCTGGCGGCGGATGACCACGCGGTACGCCTTCCGCGGCCCCGCGGGGGAGGACAACGCGCGGCAGCTGATGGACGCCCTCGGTGGTTCGCGGATCGTCCACGGGCACAGCGTGATCGCCGACCAGCTGGGGATCCACCCGGCTCAGATCGAGGGGCCGTACCTGTACGCCGGCGGCAAGGCGCTGGGGATCGACGGCGGGTTGTTCGTCGGCGGGCCGTGCTTGGTGGTGGAGCTGCCGTTCGTGCCGGAGCCCTAA
- a CDS encoding YccF domain-containing protein — MRLLLNIIWLVLCGFWMAVGYLVAGIICCILIITIPFGLASFRIANYALWPFGRTIVDRRDAGVGSVLGNIIWFIFAGLWLAIGHVITGVLLCITIIGIPLGLANFKLIPISLMPLGKEIVPAPEMR; from the coding sequence ATGCGCCTGCTGCTGAACATCATCTGGCTCGTGCTCTGCGGCTTCTGGATGGCCGTCGGCTACCTCGTCGCGGGCATCATCTGCTGCATCCTGATCATCACGATCCCGTTCGGTCTGGCGAGCTTCCGGATCGCGAACTACGCGTTGTGGCCGTTCGGCCGGACGATCGTCGACCGGCGCGACGCGGGGGTCGGCTCCGTCCTCGGGAACATCATCTGGTTCATCTTCGCCGGGTTGTGGCTGGCGATCGGGCACGTGATCACGGGCGTGCTGCTGTGCATCACCATCATCGGCATCCCGCTGGGCCTGGCGAACTTCAAGCTGATCCCGATCTCCCTCATGCCGCTGGGCAAGGAGATCGTGCCGGCGCCGGAAATGCGTTAG
- a CDS encoding PhzF family phenazine biosynthesis protein has protein sequence MRFYVVDAFTDQAFAGNPAGVVVLERPVEDGWMQQVAAEMKHSETAFVKPGHDTTELRWFTPTTEVDLCGHATIAATQVLGGTQTYETRSGILTCSKNEDGWIRMDFPADEPHETGEDVGHLFAGDTSYVGRAKENLFVELPGEEDVRKAEPDLEQLRNTWTGRLIITARATEYDFVSRFFGPGVGVDEDPVTGSAHCALAPYWGRKLGKTNLTAAQVSQRGGVVTTELDNDRVHISGRAVTVVSGELHV, from the coding sequence ATGCGGTTCTACGTGGTCGATGCGTTCACCGACCAGGCGTTCGCCGGGAATCCGGCCGGGGTGGTCGTCCTCGAGCGGCCGGTCGAGGACGGCTGGATGCAGCAGGTGGCGGCGGAGATGAAGCACTCCGAGACGGCGTTCGTGAAGCCCGGGCACGACACCACCGAACTCCGCTGGTTCACCCCCACCACCGAGGTGGACCTGTGCGGCCACGCGACCATCGCGGCGACGCAGGTGCTCGGCGGGACGCAGACGTACGAGACCCGCAGCGGCATCCTCACCTGCAGCAAGAACGAGGACGGCTGGATCCGCATGGATTTCCCTGCGGACGAGCCGCACGAGACCGGGGAGGACGTCGGCCACCTCTTCGCCGGCGACACCTCGTATGTCGGCCGCGCCAAGGAGAACCTGTTCGTGGAGCTGCCGGGCGAAGAGGACGTCCGCAAGGCGGAGCCGGACCTCGAGCAGCTCAGGAACACCTGGACCGGCCGCCTGATCATCACGGCGCGAGCCACCGAATACGACTTCGTCAGCCGGTTCTTCGGGCCCGGGGTCGGGGTGGACGAGGATCCGGTGACGGGGTCGGCGCACTGCGCCCTGGCGCCGTACTGGGGCCGCAAGCTCGGGAAGACGAACCTGACCGCGGCTCAGGTGTCGCAGCGGGGCGGGGTCGTCACCACGGAACTGGACAACGACCGCGTGCACATCAGTGGCCGCGCGGTCACGGTGGTGAGTGGGGAGCTGCACGTCTGA
- a CDS encoding DUF3558 family protein, translating to MTGPIRGFMTFVGLAALACALTACDGSSVGGTPTPATSSASAPSSSAADSNTPLAGMNPCKTLDQALTGQGFPPAKPESADLEHACGTDRPDGHGVSLELQDGMTIDQDLTDPSVAKTGSINGRKAILERGLLHATGGCAVRMEVKPHSRAIVVGTLATGSTDEACDYADGIAKAVEVLLPKTG from the coding sequence GTGACTGGACCGATCCGTGGCTTCATGACCTTCGTCGGCCTCGCCGCACTCGCCTGCGCCCTGACCGCCTGCGACGGCTCCTCCGTCGGCGGCACACCCACTCCGGCGACCTCGTCTGCGTCCGCGCCGAGCAGTTCAGCTGCAGACTCGAACACTCCGCTGGCAGGGATGAATCCCTGCAAGACGCTGGACCAAGCACTCACTGGACAGGGGTTCCCCCCGGCGAAGCCCGAATCCGCCGACCTAGAGCACGCCTGCGGTACCGACCGGCCTGACGGCCACGGAGTCAGCCTCGAGCTCCAAGACGGCATGACCATAGACCAAGACCTGACTGACCCCTCCGTAGCGAAGACCGGATCGATCAACGGCCGGAAAGCGATCCTCGAACGCGGCCTCCTGCACGCCACCGGAGGATGCGCCGTCCGGATGGAGGTCAAGCCGCACTCGCGAGCGATCGTGGTCGGCACGCTGGCGACCGGCAGCACTGACGAAGCATGCGACTACGCCGACGGCATCGCCAAAGCCGTAGAAGTCCTGCTGCCGAAAACTGGCTGA
- a CDS encoding ESX secretion-associated protein EspG, with translation MSWHEVDVAVRRSGLPASWHPFEIRSPGYTLDEHQRLSDAAWDSMRTRGLAEADKLDPDVLATLQAWTRPEVLIIVRAAELPSGTVLYRASAGFGLGVFSSSSDDGIRFQQVRPERLAETVLSMFPAYPPLPVSPVSFTQSPARHSSSDFSDFSDRDFTSAAPSRRDRDALAAYSQWPLHRHGTVELSLRPRHGALRPVGTVTFVDTDGGRYVTFSDPLRDGGFRLRFVPSDGSHLRRWLLDAIEEGVR, from the coding sequence TTGAGCTGGCATGAGGTCGACGTCGCCGTGCGCCGCAGCGGCCTGCCGGCCTCGTGGCACCCCTTCGAGATCCGCAGCCCGGGCTACACGCTCGACGAGCACCAGCGCTTGTCCGACGCCGCCTGGGACTCCATGCGGACTCGCGGGCTGGCCGAAGCGGACAAACTCGACCCGGACGTCCTGGCGACACTGCAAGCCTGGACCCGCCCGGAGGTCCTGATCATCGTCCGCGCCGCCGAACTGCCGTCCGGCACGGTCCTGTACCGCGCCTCCGCGGGCTTCGGCCTGGGCGTGTTCTCCTCGTCCTCCGACGACGGCATCCGCTTCCAGCAGGTCCGCCCCGAGCGGCTGGCCGAGACGGTGCTGAGCATGTTCCCCGCCTACCCTCCCCTGCCGGTTTCGCCGGTCTCGTTCACGCAGTCCCCCGCGCGGCACTCTTCTTCGGACTTCTCGGACTTCTCCGACCGCGACTTCACCTCGGCCGCACCTTCCCGACGTGATCGGGACGCGTTGGCCGCGTACTCGCAGTGGCCCCTCCACCGGCACGGCACCGTGGAACTGTCCCTGCGCCCCCGCCACGGCGCGTTGCGACCTGTCGGCACGGTGACGTTCGTGGATACGGACGGAGGACGGTACGTGACTTTCTCGGACCCACTTCGCGATGGCGGGTTCCGGTTGCGCTTCGTCCCGTCGGACGGGTCGCACCTGCGAAGGTGGCTGTTGGATGCGATCGAGGAAGGCGTTCGCTGA